The DNA sequence GCTATCTTCCCCTGAGCCGGGGCGCCTACATCAACCTGCGCAACCACCGTAAACTGCTGATCATCGACGGGCGCGAGGCCTTCACCGGCGGCATGAATATCCGCAGCCGCCACCAACCGGCCTCCACCGACAGGGGCACCGCCATCCGGGACATGCACTTTTCCGTCCAGGGTCCGGTGGTGGCAGATCTGCAAAGGACCTTTCTGGAAGACTGGTATTTCGTTACCGGCGAACGTTTGGACGCGCCCTCCTTCTTTCCCCCCCTCGCTCCCCAGGGCAACTCCCTGGCCCGCGCCATCAGCGGCGGGCCGGATAACGAGTTCCGCAAACTCGAGCACATCATCATGGGGGTGCTCGCCTGCGCCAAGAAGTCCGTATGCATCATGACCCCTTACTTCATCCCCGACCGGCCGATGATCGCCGCCCTGATCACCACCGCCCTGCGCGGTGTGACTGTGCGCGTCGTCCTGCCCGGCCTCAACAACCTGCCGTTTGTCCACTGGGCCACCCGCGGGCTCTTATGGGAGCTTCTGGCCAACGGTATCAGGGTATTCTACCAGCCCCCACCCTTTGTCCATACCAAACTGTTTCTGGTGGATGACGTCTGGTCGCTGGTCGGCTCGGCCAATCTCGATTCCCGCAGCCTGCGCCTCAATTTCGAACTCAACCTGAGTGTTTTCGACGAGTCCTTTGCCGCCAGCCTCAAACGGCATTTCGAACAAGCCTTCGCCGCCTCCCACGAGGTCACCCAGGAGGAGATCGACGGCCGTTCTCTGCCCATCAGGCTCAGGGATAATTACGCGCGGCTCTTTTCACCCTATCTGTAGAGAGTTCATACGCCCACTCCGGGGTATCCGTACACAACCCAATAAATCCACGGTATTTTCTCATTTTATTTTTGCAATCATTACTGGCGGTATGTTATATCTAATAGCTTAGATTGGGCGTATACAGCCCCACAATATGCACGGCTGAACAGCGACCGCGCCACCGGCTGGGGTGTCATCCGGATCGATCCCAAATACTTCCGGCCGGCCGAGGTCGACCTGCTGCTGGGCGCCCCTTCCAAGGCGAAATGCCAGTTGGGTTGGGAGCAGAAAACGAGCTTCGATCAACTCGTGAACATGATGGTGGATGGCGATTTGCAGCAGGCGGAGCGGGAAATGCGGGCCAACGGTTAAGCTGCCGCTGGCCGGTCGTACATTGGCTACAGATTGTCCATTGGGCAGTGAGAGGTAAACCATGTCCAAGATTCTCGTAACCGGCGCTGCCGGGTTTATCGGCTTTCATCTTAGCAAGCGCCTGCTGGCCAGGAGCGACGAGGTCGTTGGCCTCGACAACCTCAACGATTATTACGACGTCCGGCTCAAACATGACCGGCTCAAGCAACTGGAGGAACAACCCGGCTTCCGGTTCGTCAAGACCTCCCTCGAAGACCGGGAGGCTATTGCCCGCCTCTTTTCCGACGAACGGTTCGACAAGGTTGTAAACCTGGCCGCCCAGGCCGGGGTACGGTACTCCCTCCAAAATCCCCACGCCTATATCGACAGCAACATCGTCGGCTTCATGAACATCCTGGAAGGGTGCCGCCACAACGACGTCAAACACCTCGTCTACGCCTCGTCCAGCTCGGTCTACGGCGCCAACACCCTGATGCCCTTCTCCGTGCACCACAACGTGGACCATCCGGTTTCCCTGTACGCCGCCACCAAAAAAGCCAACGAGCTGATGGCCCACACCTATTCCAGCCTGTACCACCTCCCCGCCACCGGCCTGCGCTTCTTTACCGTCTATGGCCCCTGGGGGCGGCCGGATATGGCGCTGTTCCTCTTCACCAAGGCAATCCTGGCGGGCAAACCGATCAATGTCTTCAACCAGGGCAAGATGCAGCGGGACTTCACCTACATCGACGATATCGTGGAAGGCGTGATGCGGGTCACAGATACCATACCGGTTCCAAGCTTATCATGGAATGGCGACCAGCCCGACCCCGGCACAAGTTATGCGCCGTACCGTCTTTACAACATCGGCAACAACAGCCCGGTGGAGCTCATGCGCTTTATCGAGGTACTTGAAGACCGCCTCGGTAAAAAGGCGGAAAAGAACCTGCTGCCTATCCAGGCCGGGGACGTGCCGGCGACCTATGCCGATGTGGATGATTTGATGAGGGATGTGGGGTTCAAGCCGGCAACCTCCATTGAGGAGGGGATTGGGCGGTTTGTGGAGTGGTATCGCGGGTATTATTGTATTTGAACATTACAACCATTAACCAAAGGACATAAATTTAGATGGAAACAAGAATAGTATCAGTTATTGGTCTGGGATATGTTGGCTTACCAGTTGCAGTTGCTTTTGGGAAACAGCGCAAGACAATCGGTTTTGACATCAACCCAATCAGAATCCAGGAGTTGAAAACTGGCTATGACCGCACTGCCGAGGTAACTTCAGAAGAACTTCTCTCCTCGAATATCCTTTTTACCGACAGTATTAATGAGCTTAGCCAAGCAGACTTTCATATCGTTGCCGTTCCTACGCCTGTGGATGAGGCGAACCAGCCTGACCTGACCCCCATGCTCAAAGCCTCGGAGACTGTCGGCAAAGCACTTAAACGGGGGGATATTGTTGTCTATGAGTCGACCGTTTATCCTGGAGTTACCGAGGATGAATGTGTTCCGGTATTGGAAAGGTTATCCGGGCTCGTATGTGGAAAGGATTTCACCGTAGGGTATAGTCCAGAAAGAATCAACCCCGGTGATAAGGAGCACACCTTTACGAAGATCAAGAAAATTGTCTCCGGCCAGGATGCGAAAACACTTGAAATTGTGGCGCAGGTCTATGAATCTGTCGTGCTTGCTGGTGTGCACAGGGCACCAAGTATAATGGTTGCAGAGGCGGCAAAGGTTATCGAAAACACCCAGCGCGACCTGAATATTGCCTTGATGAATGAACTGGCCATTATTTTTGACCATATGGGTATCGACACTCACGATGTTCTTGAGGCAGCCGGGACAAAGTGGAATTTTCTGCCGTTCAAACCAGGTCTAGTAGGTGGGCATTGCATCGGCGTCGATCCTTATTATCTTACACACAAAGCAGAAAAGATGGGCTATATTCCGCAGGTTATCCTTGCCGGCAGGAGGATCAATGACGGCATGGGCAAGTTTATTGCCCAGCGCACTGTTAAGGAGATGATTCGCGCCGGACATAACGTGTTGGGGGCAACAGTTACGGTGCTGGGACTGACTTTCAAGGAGGACTGCCCGGATCTGCGTAATTCCAAGGTGATTGATATTATAAATGAGCTTCAGGACTATGGTATTGCTGTCCAGGTATGCGATCCGTTGGCTGACCCCTCGGAGGCACTACACGAATATGATGTAAAGCTCATACCTTATAATGAACTTAAACCCGCTGCTTCCCTAATTATTGCCGTAGCGCACCATGAATACCTCAACCTTACCCCTCATGAGTTATTGCATCTCGCTCCATCACAACCAGTTATTTGTGATGTGAAAAACATCTATGACCGTCATGCCCTCGAACAGGCAGG is a window from the Oryzomonas sagensis genome containing:
- a CDS encoding NAD-dependent epimerase; protein product: MSKILVTGAAGFIGFHLSKRLLARSDEVVGLDNLNDYYDVRLKHDRLKQLEEQPGFRFVKTSLEDREAIARLFSDERFDKVVNLAAQAGVRYSLQNPHAYIDSNIVGFMNILEGCRHNDVKHLVYASSSSVYGANTLMPFSVHHNVDHPVSLYAATKKANELMAHTYSSLYHLPATGLRFFTVYGPWGRPDMALFLFTKAILAGKPINVFNQGKMQRDFTYIDDIVEGVMRVTDTIPVPSLSWNGDQPDPGTSYAPYRLYNIGNNSPVELMRFIEVLEDRLGKKAEKNLLPIQAGDVPATYADVDDLMRDVGFKPATSIEEGIGRFVEWYRGYYCI
- the cls gene encoding cardiolipin synthase, with protein sequence MDHAFIVLFALCVCLLSLVTAGHALLHKRDSRSALGWMSISLTLPLLGPFLYWCLGVNRISRQARRWQESGRRLSGSEIHPLKDPGSEAVRLPLAAAHLDDLRVLGDRVVRTRLREGNRIIPLVDGEEAYPAMLAAIRRAEESINLSSYIFDADGIGAEFIDQLKEATERGVAVRIIIDALGEKYSRHLPRTALAGTQVRLVRYLPLSRGAYINLRNHRKLLIIDGREAFTGGMNIRSRHQPASTDRGTAIRDMHFSVQGPVVADLQRTFLEDWYFVTGERLDAPSFFPPLAPQGNSLARAISGGPDNEFRKLEHIIMGVLACAKKSVCIMTPYFIPDRPMIAALITTALRGVTVRVVLPGLNNLPFVHWATRGLLWELLANGIRVFYQPPPFVHTKLFLVDDVWSLVGSANLDSRSLRLNFELNLSVFDESFAASLKRHFEQAFAASHEVTQEEIDGRSLPIRLRDNYARLFSPYL
- a CDS encoding nucleotide sugar dehydrogenase, giving the protein METRIVSVIGLGYVGLPVAVAFGKQRKTIGFDINPIRIQELKTGYDRTAEVTSEELLSSNILFTDSINELSQADFHIVAVPTPVDEANQPDLTPMLKASETVGKALKRGDIVVYESTVYPGVTEDECVPVLERLSGLVCGKDFTVGYSPERINPGDKEHTFTKIKKIVSGQDAKTLEIVAQVYESVVLAGVHRAPSIMVAEAAKVIENTQRDLNIALMNELAIIFDHMGIDTHDVLEAAGTKWNFLPFKPGLVGGHCIGVDPYYLTHKAEKMGYIPQVILAGRRINDGMGKFIAQRTVKEMIRAGHNVLGATVTVLGLTFKEDCPDLRNSKVIDIINELQDYGIAVQVCDPLADPSEALHEYDVKLIPYNELKPAASLIIAVAHHEYLNLTPHELLHLAPSQPVICDVKNIYDRHALEQAGMTVWRL
- a CDS encoding GDP-mannose 4,6-dehydratase, whose product is MNSDRATGWGVIRIDPKYFRPAEVDLLLGAPSKAKCQLGWEQKTSFDQLVNMMVDGDLQQAEREMRANG